In Mugil cephalus isolate CIBA_MC_2020 chromosome 20, CIBA_Mcephalus_1.1, whole genome shotgun sequence, the following are encoded in one genomic region:
- the LOC124997746 gene encoding ADP-ribosylation factor-like protein 4D, with protein sequence MGNQLTEIAPNTPFLPSFQSLHVVVIGLDSAGKTSLLYRLKLWEFVETIPTKGFNMERIKVPMGNSKANTTTFQVWDVGGQEKLRPLWKSYTRRTDGLVFVVDAAETERMEEAKVELHRITRSAENQGVPVLVLANKQDLDGAMSASEVEKVLALHEMSSSTLHHTQGCSALNGQGLQAGLEKLYEMILKRKKMLRHSKKKR encoded by the exons ATGGGGAACCAGTTAACAGAGATCGCCCCCAACACGCCGTTCCTCCCCAGCTTCCAGTCGCTGCACGTCGTCGTGATCGGCCTGGACTCTGCAGGGAAAACGTCCCTGCTCTATAGACTCAAGCTGTGGGAGTTTGTCGAGACCATCCCCACGAAAGGGTTCAACATGGAGCGGATTAAAGTGCCGATGGGGAACTCCAAAGCCAACACCACCACGTTCCAGGTGTGGGACGTCGGCGGCCAGGAGAAGCTGAGGCCGCTCTGGAAGTCGTACACCCGGAGGACGGACGGGCTGGTGTTCGTGGTGGACGCGGCCGAGACGGAGCGCATGGAGGAGGCCAAGGTGGAGCTCCACCGGATCACCCGGTCGGCGGAGAACCAAGGGGTGCCCGTGCTGGTCCTGGCCAACAAACAGGACCTGGACGGAGCCATGTCGGCTTCAGAG GTGGAGAAGGTGCTGGCTCTTCACGAGATGAGCTCGTCCACGCTGCATCACACGCAAGGCTGCTCGGCGCTGAACGGCCAGGGTCTGCAGGCAGGCCTCGAGAAACTCTACGAGATGAtcctgaagaggaagaagatgctCAGACAcagcaagaagaagagatga
- the LOC124997747 gene encoding coiled-coil domain-containing protein 200-like, with protein MSAMHWEARRRQNALDRRMARNKQQVLQKGSETRHSETESNTTQEQPAGSQCPHCKSDLKTTVHDGGKIPNRYSSLQYTQQW; from the exons ATGTCGGCTATGCACTGGGAGGCCAGGCGGCGTCAGAATGCCCTGGACCGCAGGATGGCCCGGAATAAGCAGCAG GTGCTGCAGAAGGGTTCTGAAACCAGACACAGTGAAACAGAATCAAACACAACGCAAGAGCAACCAG ctgGAAGTCAGTGTCCACACTGTAAAAGTGACCTGAAGACGACAGTCCATGACGGCGGAAAGATCCCCAACAGATACTCG TCCTTACAGTACACCCAGCAGTGGTGA
- the LOC124997745 gene encoding transmembrane protein 106B-like has translation MGSVAGKRYGLIRGLSSQNGGSGQDGDCEHIIESDDNRKQGPSVVDSSGDSVNCPTCQGTGRIPRGQEGKLVAVIPCNDQRLKPRHTKLYVALSVGLCLLTSALVLFFLFPRSVLLSPVAVQSSFVYFHNTSVEINIMNVLNITNDNFVEVKAYNLTVQALNYNSVVGSTTVKDVASIKALSVHTLKYVIPINVTDPAMSDYCKKATIPVHILFLHLQMSMTVYYLAHYEQLSLETFEYIDCGRNSTKPHNVQPPPT, from the exons ATGGGGTCTGTTGCGGGCAAGCGCTACGGCCTCATTAGGGGGTTGAGTTCCCAGAACGGTGGGAGTGGACAAGACGGCGACTGCGAGCATATTATCGAAAGTGATGACAATAGGAAGCAAGGGCCCAGCGTGGTCGACAGCTCAGGAGACTCTGTGAACTGTCCCACCTGCCAGGGCACCGGACGCATACCCAGAG GTCAGGAAGGAAAGCTGGTGGCCGTCATCCCCTGCAATGACCAGCGGCTGAAACCAAGGCACAC GAAGCTCTATGTTGCTTTGTCCGTCGGCCTTTGCCTCCTGACCAGCGCCCTGGTGTTGTTCTTCCTGTTCCCGCGCTCCGTCCTCCTGTCTCCCGTAGCTGTCCAGTCGTCCTTTGTTTACTTCCACAACACAAGCGTCGAAATTAACATCATG aACGTGTTGAACATTACCAACGACAACTTCGTCGAGGTGAAGGCCTACAATCTGACAGTGCAGGCCCTCAACTATAACTCCGTCGTGGGATCGACCACCGTCAAAGATGTCGCCTCCATCAAAGCTTTGTCGGTGCATACG TTGAAATATGTGATCCCCATCAACGTGACGGATCCTGCCATGAG tgaCTACTGCAAGAAAGCCACGATACCTGTCCACATCCTGTTCCTGCACCTACA AATGTCCATGACCGTCTACTACCTGGCCCACTACGAGCAGCTCTCCCTGGAGACGTTCGAATACATAGACTGCGGGAGAAACAGCACCAAACCACACAACGTTCAGCCTCCGCCCACctga